One region of Vigna angularis cultivar LongXiaoDou No.4 chromosome 10, ASM1680809v1, whole genome shotgun sequence genomic DNA includes:
- the LOC108335015 gene encoding putative pectinesterase 63 isoform X1 has translation MASKHTEFCIKLSLTIVFLTTQVVLSTDTPMPADKTQLGQWFSNNVKSLESRKSTLDKELVAAEEGKTIIKVSQDGKGQFKTITDALKSIPSGNKKRVILHIGPGTYKEKIVVESTKPFITFYGTLGQMPTLTYGGTAKQYGTVESGTLSILSDYFVGANIIVRNSAPRPTLNTVGGQAVALRISADKATFYNCQLYSYQDTLLDDANRHFFKDCFIEGTVDYIFGSGKSLYVNCELRTLGDDGLTFITAQARKSTKEDNGFSFVHCELTGTGTGVYLGRAWYGYSTVIFSYCNLGNIFNKEGWSDNNKKEYDKTLYFGEYMNTGPGADATGRSKLTRKLQYSEVQNYLGLGMIEGSKWILPPPKV, from the exons ATGGCCTCAAAACATACAGAATTTTGCATCAAGCTGAGTCTGACGATAGTTTTTCTAACAACGCAAGTTGTGTTGTCTACCGATACACCAATGCCGGCTGATAAGACTCAATTGGGACAATGGTTTTCAAATAATGTAAAGTCTTTAGAAAGCAGAAAGAGTACCCTAGATAAGGAATTAGTAGCTGCTGAAGAAGGGAAGACAATTATTAAGGTAAGTCAAGATGGCAAAGGGCAATTCAAGACCATCACCGATGCCCTTAAAAGCATACCTAGCGGAAATAAGAAGCGTGTAATTTTGCATATTGGACCTGGAACTTACAAAGAGAAAATCGTGGTTGAGAGCACAAAACCTTTCATCACCTTCTACGGGACCCTTGGGCAAATGCCAACATTGACCTATGGGGGCACGGCAAAACAATATGGCACTGTTGAAAGTGGGACATTGTCTATTTTATCAGACTACTTTGTGGGGGCAAACATAATAGTTCGG AACTCCGCACCAAGACCTACTCTAAACACGGTAGGAGGTCAAGCAGTCGCATTACGAATTTCTGCAGACAAAGCCACATTTTATAATTGTCAGCTTTATAGTTACCAAGACACATTATTAGATGATGCAAATAGACATTTTTTCAAAGACTGCTTCATTGAAGGAACTGTtgattacatttttggaagtgGAAAGTCACTATATGTg aATTGTGAACTAAGAACGCTAGGCGATGATGGGTTAACTTTTATAACAGCACAAGCAAGAAAAAGTACGAAAGAGGATAATGGCTTCTCCTTTGTCCATTGTGAACTTACTGGAACTGGAACAGGTGTTTACTTGGGAAGAGCCTGGTATGGTTATTCCACGGTGATCTTTTCTTACTGTAACTTAGGCAACATTTTCAACAAGGAAGGATGGAGTGACAACAATAAAAAGGAATATGACAA AACTCTTTATTTTGGGGAGTACATGAACACAGGACCTGGTGCAGATGCCACAGGGCGTTCTAAATTGACAAGGAAACTTCAATACTCAGAGGTTCAAAATTACCTTGGTCTTGGTATGATAGAAGGCTCAAAATGGATACTTCCACCTCCTAAAGTATGA
- the LOC108335015 gene encoding pectinesterase PPME1 isoform X2: MASKHTEFCIKLSLTIVFLTTQVVLSTDTPMPADKTQLGQWFSNNVKSLESRKSTLDKELVAAEEGKTIIKVSQDGKGQFKTITDALKSIPSGNKKRVILHIGPGTYKEKIVVESTKPFITFYGTLGQMPTLTYGGTAKQYGTVESGTLSILSDYFVGANIIVRNCELRTLGDDGLTFITAQARKSTKEDNGFSFVHCELTGTGTGVYLGRAWYGYSTVIFSYCNLGNIFNKEGWSDNNKKEYDKTLYFGEYMNTGPGADATGRSKLTRKLQYSEVQNYLGLGMIEGSKWILPPPKV; encoded by the exons ATGGCCTCAAAACATACAGAATTTTGCATCAAGCTGAGTCTGACGATAGTTTTTCTAACAACGCAAGTTGTGTTGTCTACCGATACACCAATGCCGGCTGATAAGACTCAATTGGGACAATGGTTTTCAAATAATGTAAAGTCTTTAGAAAGCAGAAAGAGTACCCTAGATAAGGAATTAGTAGCTGCTGAAGAAGGGAAGACAATTATTAAGGTAAGTCAAGATGGCAAAGGGCAATTCAAGACCATCACCGATGCCCTTAAAAGCATACCTAGCGGAAATAAGAAGCGTGTAATTTTGCATATTGGACCTGGAACTTACAAAGAGAAAATCGTGGTTGAGAGCACAAAACCTTTCATCACCTTCTACGGGACCCTTGGGCAAATGCCAACATTGACCTATGGGGGCACGGCAAAACAATATGGCACTGTTGAAAGTGGGACATTGTCTATTTTATCAGACTACTTTGTGGGGGCAAACATAATAGTTCGG aATTGTGAACTAAGAACGCTAGGCGATGATGGGTTAACTTTTATAACAGCACAAGCAAGAAAAAGTACGAAAGAGGATAATGGCTTCTCCTTTGTCCATTGTGAACTTACTGGAACTGGAACAGGTGTTTACTTGGGAAGAGCCTGGTATGGTTATTCCACGGTGATCTTTTCTTACTGTAACTTAGGCAACATTTTCAACAAGGAAGGATGGAGTGACAACAATAAAAAGGAATATGACAA AACTCTTTATTTTGGGGAGTACATGAACACAGGACCTGGTGCAGATGCCACAGGGCGTTCTAAATTGACAAGGAAACTTCAATACTCAGAGGTTCAAAATTACCTTGGTCTTGGTATGATAGAAGGCTCAAAATGGATACTTCCACCTCCTAAAGTATGA